Proteins encoded within one genomic window of Theobroma cacao cultivar B97-61/B2 chromosome 7, Criollo_cocoa_genome_V2, whole genome shotgun sequence:
- the LOC18594620 gene encoding NAC domain-containing protein 21/22 codes for MSNISLVEAKLPPGFRFHPRDEELVCDYLMRKVATSTDALQLMIEVDLNKCEPWDIPETARVGGKEWYFYSQRDRKYATGLRTNRATASGYWKATGKDRAVLSKGTLVGMRKTLVFYQGRAPKGRKTDWVMHEFRLEGPLAPPKLSTLKEDWVLCRVFHKNTEITAKPRSMGSCYDDTGSSPLPPLMDSYITFDQSEPNLDEYKQVPCFSTFSQSQTNPFFTNTTYMEPSLPAKTQPALGQIPMNACLDSFPCDQKVIKAVLNHLTKLDSYLNVKESPSFGEGCSESYLSEVGMPDIWNH; via the exons ATGAGTAACATAAGCTTGGTAGAGGCCAAGCTGCCACCAGGTTTCAGGTTCCATCCTCGAGATGAAGAGCTTGTTTGTGATTATTTGATGAGGAAGGTGGCTACTTCAACTGATGCCTTGCAACTCATGATCGAAGTTGACCTTAACAAGTGCGAGCCATGGGATATTCCTG AAACAGCTCGAGTGGGAGGCAAAGAATGGTACTTCTACAGTCAAAGGGATCGGAAGTATGCTACTGGATTGAGAACAAATAGGGCAACAGCATCTGGGTATTGGAAGGCCACAGGGAAAGATAGGGCTGTCCTTAGCAAAGGTACCCTTGTTGGGATGAGGAAAACCTTGGTGTTTTACCAAGGTAGGGCtcccaaaggaagaaaaactgATTGGGTCATGCATGAATTCAGGCTTGAAGGACCCCTTGCCCCTCCCAAGCTTTCTACTCTCAAG GAAGACTGGGTTTTATGTCGAGTGTTCCACAAAAACACAGAAATCACCGCCAAGCCTAGGAGCATGGGAAGCTGTTATGATGACACGGGCTCTTCACCCCTTCCACCATTGATGGATTCTTACATCACTTTTGACCAAAGTGAACCAAATTTAGATGAGTATAAACAGGTGCCCTGCTTCTCCACTTTCTCCCAAAGCCAAACCAACCCGTTTTTCACAAACACCACCTACATGGAACCAAGCTTACCTGCCAAAACCCAACCAGCACTTGGACAAATACCGATGAATGCTTGTTTAGACTCTTTCCCTTGTGACCAAAAGGTGATAAAAGCTGTGCTGAATCATCTTACCAAGCTGGATAGCTATCTTAACGTGAAGGAATCACCAAGCTTTGGAGAAGGATGTTCGGAGAGCTACTTATCTGAAGTGGGCATGCCCGACATTTGGAATCATTAA